One segment of Platichthys flesus chromosome 15, fPlaFle2.1, whole genome shotgun sequence DNA contains the following:
- the lcp2a gene encoding lymphocyte cytosolic protein 2a — translation MSSDRVPSKSEVMGWSPQQLAEFMKRMNLSGCDKTVMKNSINGSRFVNLSSNDLQKFPKLHAPMIAKISSEISRKEEKRGLFPKKATPKYKEPETPAEVQGWGEDEFDDEEFDDDYESPNSGGHDSSSDDYESPNDDVDGANDYEPPPSEPPEGLAHKLCPTLPIADGDYIDKRDTHMSSKGPPPAVCARPPVSSLAAPSPRTPGESSSRRDASPHCGGRPSGKFPPAPPQIFRASKPGRESRDNFSPIRGPPSTDRPSAPSWKPQANAQDPPPWSKHPGLPPPPSSSSSPVSRSNSSPRPPPTRFDPRRDQTQDEAPKHNTFPLHSKSLPPRPGLPAPPSRPGESTPPGVHSASSLPNQLHPAKDKHRGSFVGSFHPPPSHTQELDPSWYVGRVTRGQAEGSLRQVRRDGAYLVRDSTRQMDNQPFTLMVFYQDKVYNIQIRQHNQSFQLGTGLKVQESFPSVRDIIAHYSQSPLLLINAKNRSASQQNQCLLSDPAGGYLTGQTGS, via the exons ATGAGCTCAGACAGAGTCCCCTCCAAGTCGGAGGTGATGGGGTGGAGCCCACAGCAACTGGCAGAATTCATGAAGAGG atgaATCTGTCCGGATGTGACAAAACTGTGATGAAGAATTCAATCAACGGATCCAGGTTTGTG aATCTGAGCAGTAACGACCTGCAGAAGTTTCCTAAACTCCACGCTCC gaTGATCGCCAAGATCAGCAGTGAAATcagcaggaaggaggagaaacgagGTTTATTCCCTAAGAA GGCGACGCCCAAATACAAGGAACCAG AGACCCCTGCTGAGGTTCAGGGCTGGGGTGAAGACGAGTTT gacGATGAAGAGTTCGACGATGACTACGAGAGTCCGAACAGCGGCGGCCATGACAGCAGCAGTGACGACTACGAGTCTCCAAACGATGACGTGGACGGAGCCAATGACTACGAGCCGCCTCCCTCCGAGCCACCGGAGGGCCTGGCTCACAAGCTGTGCCCCACCCTGCCCATCGCAGACGGGGACTACATCG ataaAAGGGATACCCACATGTCGTCCAAAGGCCCGCCCCCTGCAGTATGTGCCCGCCCCCCCGTCTCCTCGCTCGCTGCTCCGTCTCCTCGGACG cCGGGAGAGTCCTCCTCTAGAAGAGACGCCTCCCCCCACTGTGGAGGACGACCTTCAGGAAAAT ttcCTCCGGCGCCTCCGCAGATCTTTCGTGCCTCCAAACCGGGAAGAGAGTCGAGGGACAACTTCTCCCCCATCAGAG GACCTCCCTCCACGGACAGG cCGAGCGCACCGTCCTGGAA gCCTCAGGCGAACGCCCAGGATCCTCCTCCCTGGTCCAAACATCCCggtcttcctccccccccctcctcctcctcctcccctgtcaGCAGGTCAAACTCCTCCCCCCGGCCGCCTCCCACCAG GTTTGATCCAAGAAGAGAT CAAACTCAAGATGAAG CTCCGAAACACAACACCTTCCCCCTTCACAGTAAGAGCCTGCCCCCCCGCCCTGGACTCCCTGCTCCCCCCTCCCGTCCCGGAGAAAG TACGCCCCCTGGTGTTCACTCAGCAAGCTCTCTGCCTAACCAACTGCACCCAG caaaggacaaacacagaggcagcttCGTTGGATCGTTTCATCctccaccatcacacacacag gagcTGGACCCCAGCTGGTACGTGGGTAGAGTGACCAGAGGTCAGGCAGAGGGAAGTCTGAGACAAGTCAGAAGG GACGGAGCGTACCTGGTGAGGGACAGCACCCGGCAGATGGACAACCAGCCCTTCACCCTGATGGTCTTCTACCAGGACAAGGTCTACAACATCCAGATTCGACAGCACAACCAGAGCTTCCAGCTGGGGACCGGACTCAAAGTGCAGGAG tcttTTCCATCAGTGAGAGACATCATCGCTCATTACTCTcagtctcctctgctcctcatcaaCGCCAAGAACCGAAGCGCCAGTCAACAGAACCAGTGCCTCCTGTCGGACCCGGCCGGGGGCTACCTGACAGGACAGACCGGGTCCTGA
- the foxi3a gene encoding forkhead box protein I3-A, whose protein sequence is MSSFIPELGLSPPLCGPSFPQQEAPSLGIDPLDFSLYSPPSPPESSWLPDCNSHSHSFSSPHTGPLPGAAAPPGPFPGFGSFLPHLYSLYRPMSSINPWLSLSCPDDVLRLVRPPYSYSALIALAIQSAPEQRLTLSQIYQYVSDNFPFYSRNKAGWQNSIRHNLSLNDCFRKVPRDENEPGKGNYWTLDPNCEKMFDNGNFRRKRKRKMEHEMSEKKKPSSSSSSSSSSSSSSYTSSSCSSSSSSELSPDFPSLSDVTSDLDNFLCHLQDSSLYPPPHMQAPDHGSPPPPLPQGYAAVVPQWDDAPSPSLFSSLHHSPPPPPLFQFIPSHFSSPLVDPLDGAPPPLYVNLQPAACPVPELQGPQQLQGPPCEHLFSGGFSDALPLDSQVFTL, encoded by the exons ATGTCGTCCTTCATCCCGGAACTGGGTCTGTCTCCCCCCCTGTGTGGACCGTCCTTTCCCCAGCAGGAGGCCCCTTCTCTGGGCATCGACCCCCTTGACTTCAGCCTGTAcagccccccctctcctccagagTCATCATGGCTCCCCGATTGCAACAGCCATAGCCACAGCTTCAGCAGCCCCCACACGGGGCCCCTCCCGGGGGCCGCGGCCCCTCCAGGACCCTTCCCAGGGTTTGGAAGCTTCCTGCCCCACCTCTACAGCCTCTATCGGCCCATGTCCTCCATCAACCCCTGGCTGTCCCTGTCCTGCCCGGACGACGTCCTGCGCCTGGTCCGCCCCCCCTACTCCTACTCGGCCCTCATCGCCCTGGCGATCCAGAGCGCCCCGGAGCAGCGGCTGACCCTCAGTCAGATCTACCAGTACGTCTCCGACAACTTCCCCTTCTACAGCCGCAACAAGGCCGGCTGGCAGAACTCCATCCGCCACAACCTGTCGCTCAACGACTGCTTCCGGAAGGTTCCACGAGACGAGAACGAGCCAG gtaAAGGAAACTATTGGACTCTGGACCCAAACTGTGAGAAAATGTTTGACAACGGAAACTTCCGTCgtaagaggaagaggaagatggaacATGAGATGTCTGAGAAGAagaaaccctcctcctcctcctcctcctcctcttcctcctcctcctcctcctacacctcctcctcctgctcttcctcctcttcctcggagCTGAGCCCTgacttcccctctctctctgacgtCACCTCCGACCTCGACAACTTCCTGTGTCACCTCCAGGACTCATCCCTctaccccccccctcacatgcAAGCCCCAGACCacggctcccccccccctcctcttcctcagggtTACGCTGCCGTGGTTCCTCAGTGGGACGACgccccctctccttccctcttctcctccctccatcactctccccctcctcctcctctcttccagtTCATCCCCTCACACTTCTCCTCCCCCCTCGTTGATCCACTGGATGGCGCCCCCCCGCCGCTCTACGTCAACCTGCAGCCGGCGGCCTGTCCTGTGCCAGAG CTCCAGGGGCCTCAGCAGCTCCAGGGACCCCCATGTGAGCATCTGTTCTCTGGAGGCTTCTCTGATGCGCTGCCCCTCGACTCTCAGGTGTTTACACTGTAA
- the LOC133969814 gene encoding piggyBac transposable element-derived protein 4-like — MAENERRNDVEDPDITPPQPTFCPAQSPGPQLVRSATYTALQLFQLYFTSSVLQTIIQNTNEFGSTANSRWTDVTMEDMFSYMSLVIYMGVVKCSAHADYWRQDQLYNLPFPRQVMSCRKFLRITRALHLSSLKKDAANEKKRGTAAYDRLSKIKPLYEEMREACKRNYQPRQDIVIDERMVSSKASTGLPSKKGYRLFVLADSTSGYTWDFFVYEGKLQGNSGNGVTYDCVMAFLDPRLRGSGYKLFVDNFYTSPALFLDLLEMKVWACGTIRKNRHGVPETDVHVLDSKSPLGSIRWIRRDSVLFVQWRDTKDFFMCSTIHTAHSEETVQRKVQGADGRRAVKHIPVPPAVNEYNGCMGRVHVSDGQMGLYKVLHKTTKWYMKFFYYFMDIGIVNAFLLHKDLAKSRGARPLSQKVFRETLIEELAEAGSPSTPTRVPPPAPVSVHHRPVYITGHSTNGRLACRKCHAKTPVKCRSCNVPLCLLPHRDCYNEWHEAQNL; from the exons GAGGAATGATGTGGAGGATCCGGACATCACACCACCACAGCCCACCTTCTGCCCCGCCCAGTCACCAGGACCCCAGCTGGTACGCTCAGCTACCTACACGGCCCTGCAGCTGTTTCAACTCTACTTCACCAGCTCCGTTTTACAGACAATAATTCAAAACACGAATGAGTTTGGCTCGACAGCCAACAGCCGGTGGACTGATGTGACAATGGAGGACATGTTTTCATACATGTCCTTGGTTATTTACATGGGTGTAGTGAAATGCTCTGCACATGCAGATTACTGGCGACAGGATCAACTGTACAACTTGCCGTTCCCCAGACAGGTGATGAGCTGCAGGAAGTTCCTCCGGATCACCAGGGCACTTCACCTCAGCAGCTTGAAGAAGGACGCTGCTAACGAGAAGAAGAGAGGCACAGCCGCCTACGATCGACtcagcaaaataaaaccactCTACGAGGAGATGAGGGAAGCCTGCAAAAGGAACTACCAGCCGAGGCAAGACATTGTCATCGATGAGCGAATGGTTTCCTCCAAAGCCAGCACTGGACTCCCATCGAAGAAGGGCTACAGGCTGTTCGTCCTGGCGGACTCAACGAGCGGTTACACGTGGGACTTCTTTGTCTACGAGGGAAAGCTGCAGGGAAATAGTGGCAACGGGGTCACTTACGATTGTGTGATGGCGTTCCTCGACCCACGGCTGCGGGGCTCGGGCTACAAGCTCTTTGTGGACAATTTTTATACCAGTCCCGCCCTTTTCCTTGACCTCCTTGAGATGAAGGTGTGGGCGTGCGGAACCATCCGCAAGAACAGACATGGTGTCCCAGAAACCGATGTCCACGTTCTGGACTCAAAATCTCCCCTTGGCAGTATTCGCTGGATCCGGAGGGACTCTGTCCTCTTTGTCCAGTGGCGAGACACGAAGGACTTCTTCATGTGCTCGACCATCCACACGGCCCATTCGGAGGAGACAGTCCAGAGGAAAGTCCAAGGTGCTGATGGGCGGCGGGCGGTGAAGCACATCCCAGTCCCACCAGCAGTGAACGAGTACAACGg GTGTATGGGTAGAGTGCACGTCTCTGACGGCCAGATGGGATTATACAAGGTCCTCCACAAGACCACCAAGTGGTACATGAAGTTCTTCTACTATTTCATGGACATCGGGATTGTGAATGCCTTTCTCCTCCACAAGGACCTGGCGAAGAGCCGAGGAGCCAGACCTCTGAGCCAGAAGGTCTTCAGGGAGACCCTCATCGAGGAGCTGGCAGAGGCGGGGTCTCCCTCCACACCCACACGTGTaccacctcctgctccagtctcagTACATCACAGGCCGGTGTATATCACTGGGCACAGCACCAATGGTCGGCTGGCTTGCAGGAAGTGCCACGCAAAGACGCCGGTGAAGTGCCGCTCCTGCAACGTGCCGTTGTGTCTTCTCCCCCATCGTGACTGCTACAACGAGTGGCATGAGGCCCAAAACCTGTAA